The following proteins are co-located in the Maridesulfovibrio sp. genome:
- a CDS encoding ATP-binding protein, with the protein MNYFKKWWLTICFVSVTVLLTAIIIIPHSTTSRKALTELAYEIMLNISSYTLDKSESYLRPAENAAELTRFLADSNIVSSAHYENMIRYFSEQLSLYHQLSGIYYGTTKGEFFMVTRSDDKVKNGLLSKTILFENGERKTTMTWTTAENKILQSDLMPLDKYDPRKRPWFIEALMTNDVIWTEPYIFFTSQKPGISTASPVYDENGKLQGVVGVDITIAELSTFLSTLTIGQNGKAFIVDTSGNVVAFPDLEALKQTTQNHKIRLSKINELSDEVCQKAYKSLSVHPDQIPQKPIFTTFEHQGARYNAVFTPFKNTHWPWIIGLYIPEDDYLGDIKKDYRLSIMTAALAILLSGLIGWVVARKLNAAKEDAIAANHAKSQFLAVMSHEIRTPMNVILGTTDLLKDSNPRDDQKKYIKLLDNAGEGLLSLINDILDMSKVEAGLLDLESIDFNPSRIMRQCCNVFEQSASQKGIELACRIDGKLPDLVKGDPVRVKQILLNLIGNAVKFTDTGGVYVQAGYRQLSNNNVELKFEIQDTGPGIPKDRQHAIFEHFTQADSSITREYQGTGLGLSISKKLCEMMNGTISVSSTPGNGSTFTFTITMKEVKDSHNKGENCKDLPENRTLPRKVLLIEDNKSNRLLFKHFISDSPHVMKCASNGEEGIEIYKEFQPDIIFMDIEMPVMDGYKATEEIRDWERIIGLSPVPIIALSAHAIKGTAESARESGCTCYMTKPITKLQFLERIERDSQTNNKNCY; encoded by the coding sequence ATGAATTATTTTAAAAAGTGGTGGCTGACAATTTGCTTTGTTTCAGTAACAGTTCTCCTGACGGCTATAATTATCATCCCCCACTCCACCACATCCCGTAAGGCTCTGACCGAACTGGCCTATGAGATTATGCTCAATATCTCCTCATATACGCTGGACAAATCGGAAAGCTACCTTCGTCCGGCGGAAAATGCAGCAGAGTTGACCCGTTTCCTTGCTGACAGCAATATTGTCAGCAGTGCTCATTACGAAAACATGATTCGGTATTTCAGTGAACAGCTATCCCTATATCACCAGCTCTCCGGCATCTACTACGGGACCACCAAAGGTGAATTTTTCATGGTTACCCGTTCCGATGATAAAGTAAAAAATGGACTGCTTTCAAAAACCATCCTTTTTGAAAACGGTGAACGCAAAACAACGATGACCTGGACCACCGCGGAAAATAAAATACTGCAAAGTGATCTAATGCCGCTCGATAAATATGATCCCCGTAAACGTCCGTGGTTCATTGAAGCACTCATGACCAATGATGTAATTTGGACCGAACCTTACATATTTTTTACCAGCCAGAAACCGGGGATAAGCACAGCAAGCCCGGTCTACGATGAAAATGGTAAATTGCAGGGTGTTGTCGGTGTAGACATCACAATTGCCGAGCTCTCTACTTTTTTAAGTACACTGACCATAGGACAGAACGGTAAAGCATTCATTGTTGATACAAGCGGAAATGTTGTTGCATTCCCTGACCTTGAAGCACTCAAACAAACCACACAGAATCACAAGATCCGCTTAAGTAAAATCAACGAGTTATCTGATGAAGTATGCCAAAAAGCTTACAAATCGCTAAGTGTACACCCTGATCAAATTCCGCAAAAACCGATATTTACAACATTTGAGCATCAGGGAGCGCGCTATAATGCGGTTTTTACCCCCTTTAAGAATACTCATTGGCCTTGGATTATAGGACTCTATATTCCTGAAGACGATTACTTGGGCGACATAAAAAAAGACTATCGGTTAAGTATCATGACTGCGGCCTTGGCTATCCTTCTTTCCGGGCTGATCGGCTGGGTGGTGGCTCGGAAACTGAACGCGGCCAAAGAAGATGCAATAGCTGCAAACCATGCCAAAAGCCAATTCCTGGCTGTCATGAGCCATGAAATCAGAACTCCCATGAATGTAATTCTAGGCACAACTGATCTGCTCAAGGATTCCAATCCGCGTGACGATCAGAAAAAGTATATCAAGCTGCTTGATAACGCCGGAGAAGGTTTGCTCTCCCTGATAAACGATATCCTCGATATGTCCAAGGTGGAAGCTGGTCTGCTGGACCTTGAAAGCATAGACTTTAATCCATCAAGAATAATGCGCCAATGCTGCAACGTCTTTGAGCAGTCAGCCTCCCAGAAAGGAATCGAACTGGCCTGCCGAATTGACGGCAAACTTCCTGATCTTGTCAAAGGCGATCCTGTCCGGGTCAAACAAATATTATTAAACCTGATAGGTAATGCGGTAAAATTCACTGATACAGGTGGAGTATATGTTCAAGCCGGATACAGACAACTAAGCAATAACAACGTTGAATTAAAATTTGAAATTCAGGACACCGGCCCCGGGATCCCCAAAGACAGGCAGCATGCTATTTTTGAGCATTTTACTCAGGCCGACAGCTCCATAACACGCGAATACCAAGGGACGGGACTGGGACTCTCAATCAGTAAAAAACTGTGTGAAATGATGAACGGCACAATTTCGGTATCAAGTACACCGGGCAACGGAAGCACATTCACCTTCACCATCACCATGAAAGAAGTGAAAGACTCTCACAACAAAGGAGAAAACTGCAAAGACCTGCCTGAAAACCGTACTCTTCCTCGCAAAGTTCTGCTTATTGAAGACAATAAAAGTAACCGTCTTCTTTTCAAGCATTTTATTTCCGATTCGCCGCACGTCATGAAATGTGCCTCAAATGGAGAAGAAGGAATTGAAATATATAAGGAATTTCAGCCTGATATTATTTTTATGGACATCGAAATGCCGGTCATGGACGGCTATAAAGCCACTGAAGAAATTCGTGATTGGGAAAGAATAATAGGTCTGTCCCCTGTTCCAATTATTGCTCTATCCGCACATGCCATTAAGGGTACGGCTGAATCAGCCCGTGAATCCGGATGTACCTGTTACATGACCAAACCAATAACCAAGCTGCAATTCCTTGAAAGGATTGAACGGGACAGCCAGACCAATAACAAGAATTGTTATTGA
- a CDS encoding PEP/pyruvate-binding domain-containing protein yields the protein MLLLRSLKFWAETLLAPRALQQRKYEAFKILLEYDSQALDLIADLEELFYGRKLFDRMQANCLHAQLSQAVYGMIMELQEMHPHKFYDLLPEFHRINSKVRNSVALPAPDSGPPYTVPLAAAGECPDLAGGKGANLGRVHGLGHVEALPGFVVTANAFQAYLEHNNLREAVNKRLCRMEVGNVRLLSSLTLDLQELFLAGKVPPEVAEEIKRGLSTYLDGTGRIAVRSSALAEDSEISFAGQYASELDVHPDDILEAYKRVLAGKYCPRAVSYRISNGLTDNDTAMAVLIVPMIDARSSGVVYSLDPDCLSRDSVGIYGVSGLGASLVDGSVVPVKGSLYRDREPRLVSDCAFDRAALPDEQMLIQLAKCALKLEEQFGCPQDMEWALDQEGQFHILQTRPLQQEAAGQVGEIAPIAALPLVEGLERASGGAGCGKVYFARSGEEIARIPEGSIVLTPALKPSLLTFAAKMNGVLSAAGSRASHFGSVAREMGIPVLVGDVLNRFEPGQLVTVDGTAGAVYQGCIESVLTRSCNNSQVPQRILDLYKDMAPPLVHLNLVDPNAENFSPSGCESMHDLIRYCHEKAVQEMFSLVDKRGLGMGNSKRLATSLPLVVYLIDLERGLNSGVEHKKEVLPDDIRSFPMQVFWKGLSDVRVAWPEEMTHVDWEEFDRMSAGLFSKDSKLLASYGLLAEDYMHLLVRFGYHFSEIDSLCGPVSGHNYIKFRFKGGGAGFDNRILRLEFISKALQHYEFETEIRGDMLLAVSSRLDSKATAKQLAVLGYLMAVTRMMDMRLENSDQVKAELARFVSAAEGIDV from the coding sequence ATGCTTTTATTGAGAAGTTTAAAATTTTGGGCTGAAACCTTGCTGGCACCGCGAGCTTTGCAGCAACGGAAGTATGAAGCGTTTAAAATACTGCTGGAATACGACTCGCAGGCTCTTGATCTGATAGCCGATCTTGAAGAATTGTTTTACGGCAGGAAGCTTTTTGACCGCATGCAGGCTAATTGTCTACATGCTCAACTGTCGCAGGCTGTTTATGGAATGATTATGGAATTGCAGGAAATGCATCCCCATAAATTTTATGATTTATTGCCGGAATTTCATCGAATTAATTCAAAAGTGCGAAACTCAGTTGCTCTGCCTGCTCCTGACTCAGGACCTCCCTACACAGTTCCTCTGGCTGCGGCTGGTGAATGTCCAGATTTAGCGGGGGGAAAGGGAGCAAATCTAGGTCGGGTGCACGGGCTGGGGCATGTGGAGGCCCTTCCCGGTTTTGTTGTTACAGCAAATGCTTTTCAAGCTTATCTGGAGCACAACAATCTGCGTGAAGCCGTAAATAAGAGGTTGTGCCGGATGGAAGTCGGTAATGTCCGCTTGCTTTCATCTTTAACCCTCGATCTCCAAGAGTTGTTTCTTGCAGGAAAAGTCCCTCCCGAAGTGGCCGAAGAGATAAAGCGCGGTCTTTCCACTTATCTGGATGGTACCGGCAGGATTGCAGTGCGTTCCAGTGCCTTGGCCGAGGACAGTGAAATTTCTTTTGCCGGACAATATGCAAGTGAACTTGATGTGCATCCTGATGATATCCTTGAAGCTTATAAGCGGGTTTTGGCCGGAAAGTATTGTCCGCGTGCTGTCTCTTATCGTATCTCAAATGGTTTGACTGATAATGATACTGCCATGGCAGTACTCATCGTCCCTATGATAGACGCCCGTAGTTCCGGGGTTGTTTATTCCTTGGATCCTGATTGCCTAAGCCGTGATAGTGTCGGTATTTACGGAGTTTCAGGCTTGGGTGCCTCCCTTGTGGATGGCAGTGTTGTTCCGGTTAAAGGTTCACTGTACCGGGACAGGGAGCCGAGGTTAGTCAGTGACTGTGCCTTTGATCGGGCTGCATTGCCTGATGAACAAATGCTAATTCAACTGGCCAAGTGCGCTTTGAAGCTGGAAGAGCAGTTCGGTTGTCCGCAGGATATGGAATGGGCCTTGGATCAGGAAGGTCAGTTTCATATTTTACAGACACGTCCTTTGCAGCAGGAGGCGGCAGGTCAGGTAGGGGAAATAGCACCCATAGCCGCATTGCCGCTCGTTGAAGGTCTAGAACGTGCTTCTGGAGGAGCCGGGTGTGGTAAAGTTTATTTTGCCCGCAGCGGTGAAGAGATAGCCCGTATTCCTGAAGGCTCCATCGTGCTTACCCCTGCTCTGAAACCTTCCTTGCTGACTTTTGCCGCAAAGATGAACGGCGTGCTCTCTGCTGCCGGAAGCAGGGCCAGTCATTTCGGTTCTGTTGCAAGGGAGATGGGGATTCCTGTGCTGGTGGGCGATGTGTTGAATCGTTTCGAGCCGGGACAGCTGGTTACTGTGGATGGAACAGCTGGAGCTGTATACCAAGGATGTATAGAGAGCGTGCTGACCCGCAGTTGCAATAATTCGCAGGTTCCGCAGCGTATTCTTGATTTATATAAGGATATGGCTCCGCCGTTGGTCCATCTGAATTTAGTTGATCCGAATGCTGAAAATTTCAGCCCTTCCGGCTGTGAATCCATGCATGATTTAATTCGTTACTGCCATGAAAAGGCTGTTCAGGAAATGTTTTCGCTGGTGGACAAACGCGGTCTGGGCATGGGAAATTCAAAACGATTGGCAACCTCACTGCCGCTTGTGGTTTATCTGATTGATTTGGAACGGGGCCTTAATTCCGGTGTTGAACACAAGAAGGAAGTTCTTCCTGATGATATCAGAAGCTTCCCCATGCAGGTTTTCTGGAAGGGGCTATCCGATGTGCGTGTGGCTTGGCCTGAGGAAATGACCCACGTGGACTGGGAGGAATTTGATCGCATGTCCGCAGGACTTTTCAGTAAGGATTCCAAACTGCTCGCCAGTTACGGTCTGCTGGCGGAAGATTATATGCATCTGCTGGTTCGTTTCGGTTACCATTTTTCTGAAATTGATTCCCTGTGCGGACCTGTGTCCGGTCATAATTATATCAAGTTTCGTTTTAAGGGCGGCGGGGCCGGGTTTGATAACCGTATTTTGCGGTTGGAATTTATCAGCAAGGCACTTCAGCATTACGAATTTGAAACTGAAATACGCGGAGATATGCTGTTGGCCGTCAGCTCCCGACTGGATTCAAAGGCTACGGCAAAACAACTTGCTGTTTTGGGATATCTCATGGCTGTGACACGGATGATGGATATGAGGTTGGAAAACTCAGATCAGGTGAAAGCTGAGCTGGCAAGATTTGTATCCGCTGCGGAGGGGATAGATGTCTGA
- a CDS encoding dual specificity protein phosphatase: MSEQNSGDIYIPCWVTDQLAVGCAPMSHAQLDSLKAQGIDGIINLCGEFCDLHEIEQNAGFEVYYLPLEDEEAPELVELEKALEWLDESIYLGKKVLIHCRHGIGRTGTVLNAYLLRRGLGHKLAGRKMKALRSKPANFSQWWTIRKYGRKSGKLTARTPCVEFKRKVDLSPFFNDYLDLAGKVEQLAAKFQDQQQCGLDHDRCCRTPLRMTLAEALHLSHCVNLELTHEDRLAVIEKAVATARAERLAMREISSDNEAGFCLSGVDSICPLLEEGKCRLFDSRPLQCRAFGLDTSENGQLWREELMPGLDKISKEIWFACTGTMQDGKLPLFALPDVVSGKFIELLFKLMMAQGLEEKK, encoded by the coding sequence ATGTCTGAGCAGAATAGCGGAGATATCTATATTCCCTGCTGGGTGACCGATCAGCTTGCTGTCGGATGCGCTCCCATGAGCCATGCCCAGCTGGATTCTCTCAAAGCTCAGGGGATTGACGGGATTATCAATCTTTGCGGTGAGTTCTGCGACCTTCATGAGATTGAACAGAATGCAGGGTTTGAGGTCTATTACCTTCCTCTTGAAGACGAGGAGGCTCCGGAGCTGGTAGAGCTGGAAAAGGCCCTTGAGTGGCTGGATGAGTCCATTTATCTGGGCAAGAAGGTTCTTATTCATTGTCGCCATGGCATCGGCAGGACCGGGACCGTGCTTAATGCTTACCTATTGCGGCGAGGTCTGGGGCATAAACTGGCCGGACGGAAAATGAAGGCCTTACGCTCCAAACCCGCCAATTTTTCCCAGTGGTGGACTATCCGCAAGTATGGCCGCAAAAGTGGAAAACTGACCGCGCGCACTCCCTGCGTTGAATTTAAGCGTAAAGTTGATCTGTCTCCCTTCTTTAATGATTATCTGGATTTGGCCGGTAAAGTTGAGCAACTGGCAGCAAAGTTTCAAGACCAGCAGCAATGCGGCTTGGATCATGATCGTTGTTGCCGGACTCCGCTAAGGATGACCCTTGCTGAGGCCCTTCATTTAAGCCATTGCGTGAATCTGGAACTGACCCACGAGGATCGTTTGGCTGTTATTGAAAAAGCTGTTGCTACAGCTCGTGCCGAACGGCTGGCTATGCGTGAAATATCGAGTGATAATGAAGCCGGATTCTGTCTTTCGGGTGTAGATTCGATTTGTCCATTGCTGGAGGAAGGCAAATGTCGACTCTTTGATTCTCGGCCCCTCCAATGTCGGGCTTTCGGTTTGGATACTTCGGAGAACGGGCAGCTGTGGCGCGAGGAGCTTATGCCCGGCCTTGATAAAATTTCCAAAGAAATCTGGTTTGCCTGTACCGGAACCATGCAGGATGGAAAACTGCCGCTTTTTGCCCTGCCGGATGTTGTTTCCGGTAAGTTCATAGAGCTGCTGTTCAAACTGATGATGGCGCAGGGGCTGGAAGAGAAGAAATAA
- a CDS encoding phenylacetate--CoA ligase family protein — translation MTDLHFSDNKTAEKYQLEKLNQILGTAVKGSFYKRLYQDIKLPLRSLDELKHIPIIDKQTLCTEGETCKKSLYTRTTGGFYKFSTGGTSGKMSFARYGLDEFQEVCNGAAYGLKACGITPDDLVANCIRAGAFWNGFLISYRALEMIGCNILPITDNQPIERTLDYLEMMGPNTLFGISPTLVQIAQAATRRGLKLDIEKVAFASTPLTTEQESYLSSVWPDASFHSAGYGAAEVGPIGFQCEHCTGTEHHILQPHCIVEQDDDGGIIATSLIRSLQPAIRMKVGDDIEWIDGECPCGRTSPRFKLLQRSDEIIEFQYDSMSLDQIDSCLGNFKELTPVFQVRLDLNGKETDIIIRVEAADGDAVDDYQLCSNVYECLTRKIPAVGINRNKNSIRAFKILVVPSGGIQRVETTGKIRRVIDKRFM, via the coding sequence ATGACCGATCTCCATTTCTCAGACAATAAGACTGCCGAAAAATATCAACTGGAAAAGCTGAACCAGATTCTGGGCACTGCCGTTAAAGGCTCTTTTTATAAAAGACTTTATCAAGACATCAAATTGCCCCTGAGAAGTCTGGATGAGCTCAAGCATATTCCGATTATCGACAAGCAGACCCTCTGCACAGAAGGGGAAACCTGCAAGAAGTCCCTTTATACCCGCACCACCGGGGGATTCTATAAGTTCTCCACCGGAGGCACTTCCGGCAAGATGAGTTTTGCACGCTACGGTCTGGATGAATTTCAGGAAGTATGCAATGGAGCGGCCTATGGCCTCAAGGCTTGCGGGATAACTCCTGACGATCTGGTCGCAAACTGCATCCGCGCCGGAGCCTTCTGGAACGGATTCCTGATCAGTTACCGTGCCCTTGAAATGATCGGCTGCAACATACTGCCCATCACCGACAACCAACCGATAGAACGGACCCTTGATTATCTGGAGATGATGGGACCGAACACCCTTTTCGGAATATCCCCCACACTGGTCCAGATTGCTCAAGCAGCCACACGGCGCGGCCTCAAGCTTGATATTGAGAAAGTAGCATTCGCCTCCACTCCACTGACCACGGAGCAGGAAAGCTACCTCTCCTCGGTTTGGCCCGATGCGTCATTCCATTCTGCCGGATACGGAGCAGCTGAAGTAGGTCCTATCGGCTTCCAATGTGAACACTGTACCGGAACAGAGCACCACATCCTGCAACCGCACTGCATAGTGGAACAGGATGATGACGGAGGCATCATTGCCACCTCCCTGATCAGATCCCTACAACCAGCTATCCGCATGAAGGTTGGAGACGACATCGAATGGATAGACGGAGAGTGTCCATGCGGCAGGACCAGTCCACGCTTCAAATTACTGCAACGTTCCGATGAAATAATCGAATTTCAGTACGATTCCATGTCTCTGGATCAGATTGATTCCTGTCTGGGCAATTTCAAGGAACTGACTCCGGTCTTTCAAGTACGGCTGGACTTGAATGGAAAGGAAACAGACATCATTATACGCGTTGAAGCCGCTGACGGAGATGCAGTTGATGACTACCAGCTGTGCTCCAATGTCTATGAATGCCTGACAAGAAAAATCCCCGCAGTGGGTATCAACCGTAATAAAAACAGCATCCGGGCCTTCAAGATTCTGGTTGTACCCTCCGGCGGCATACAGAGGGTGGAAACCACGGGTAAGATCAGAAGGGTTATTGATAAGCGGTTCATGTAA
- a CDS encoding YaiI/YqxD family protein, producing the protein MQIWVDADACPKAVKEILFKTAMRREVKLTLVANQYMTIPASPFIEMVKVGAGFDVADNEIVKLCNAGDLVITADIPLADKIVEKGATGLNPRGELYTEDNIKGILSMRNLMEELRSAGTVSGGPAAFSPKDKQNFTNQLDKFLTRSLNRI; encoded by the coding sequence ATGCAAATCTGGGTCGACGCCGATGCCTGCCCCAAGGCAGTTAAGGAAATACTATTCAAAACCGCCATGCGCCGGGAAGTAAAACTTACTCTAGTGGCCAACCAGTATATGACTATTCCCGCATCTCCTTTTATCGAAATGGTTAAGGTAGGTGCAGGATTCGATGTGGCTGACAATGAAATCGTTAAGCTGTGCAATGCCGGAGATCTGGTTATTACCGCAGACATCCCGCTGGCAGACAAGATTGTTGAGAAAGGCGCAACTGGTCTAAACCCACGCGGAGAGCTTTACACCGAAGACAACATCAAGGGCATACTGAGCATGCGCAACCTCATGGAAGAACTGCGCAGCGCGGGAACTGTTTCCGGTGGTCCTGCTGCGTTCAGCCCTAAGGATAAGCAGAATTTTACCAACCAACTGGACAAATTCCTGACCCGCAGCTTGAACCGGATTTAA
- a CDS encoding ABC transporter ATP-binding protein — protein MNQELDQVIEINRLSKEYTTGTGNTVLAVDGVSLQIPRNSFTCIVGPSGCGKSTILRIAAGLEKSSSGTVHYNGATVSRPCAEIGLVFQEYSLFPWLSVLDNVAAGPEFAGVDKAKRYEDAQRYLRMVNMIDFKDAYPHELSGGMRQRVAIARALANEPDVLLMDEPFGALDAHTRILLQKELLKVWEMTRKTIVLVTHSVDEAVYLADRIVIMSSRPGRIRKMLEVDMERPRSRAMPEFGELTDYILKELEH, from the coding sequence ATGAATCAAGAATTGGATCAAGTCATAGAAATCAACAGACTGAGCAAAGAATACACTACCGGGACAGGAAATACAGTTCTGGCTGTAGACGGTGTCAGCCTGCAAATTCCCCGCAATTCATTTACCTGCATAGTCGGGCCTTCCGGATGTGGTAAATCGACCATTCTGCGCATAGCCGCAGGACTGGAAAAAAGCTCTTCCGGCACGGTCCATTACAATGGAGCCACGGTCAGCAGGCCTTGCGCAGAGATCGGTCTTGTTTTTCAGGAATACTCACTATTCCCGTGGTTGAGTGTGCTCGATAATGTTGCAGCCGGACCGGAATTTGCCGGAGTGGATAAGGCCAAACGATACGAAGACGCCCAGCGATATCTCCGCATGGTCAACATGATCGATTTCAAGGATGCATATCCTCATGAACTTTCCGGCGGCATGCGCCAAAGGGTCGCCATTGCCCGTGCCCTTGCCAATGAACCGGATGTCCTGCTCATGGATGAACCTTTCGGAGCACTGGATGCACATACCCGCATCCTGCTGCAGAAGGAACTGCTTAAAGTCTGGGAAATGACCCGTAAAACAATCGTGCTGGTCACCCACTCTGTTGATGAAGCTGTATACTTGGCAGACCGTATAGTAATTATGTCCAGCCGACCCGGACGGATACGTAAAATGCTTGAAGTAGATATGGAACGTCCCCGCAGCAGGGCCATGCCTGAGTTCGGCGAGCTGACTGATTATATTTTAAAAGAGCTGGAGCATTAA
- a CDS encoding ABC transporter permease has product MKTRALSLTLPVMAPALLAVVWIGLAREIGNQVILPGIEQVGHIVFNPTEDLISMGSLAGNVLVSLVRVIMGYTLAAAVAIPLGVVMGYYGVVFKFFNGFLNLFRPIPPLAWVPLVMAWFGISSLATLSGVETGQLYIYLDNIKFSMLFIIFIGAFYPILTSTIHGVRNVNKTLIDSARVLGANEQQIFRKVLLPAAMPSIITGMRIGLGIAWMCLVSAEMLPGSLSGIGYMITHAFTLASTDIVIAGMISIGAVGAAMDAVFRHIEHKHFSWRRQAG; this is encoded by the coding sequence ATGAAAACACGTGCTTTGTCACTTACACTTCCTGTTATGGCTCCGGCTTTGCTGGCTGTGGTCTGGATCGGCCTTGCCCGCGAGATCGGCAATCAGGTCATTCTGCCCGGTATAGAACAAGTCGGTCATATCGTATTCAATCCCACAGAAGATCTGATCAGCATGGGGTCTCTGGCTGGCAATGTGTTGGTCAGCCTTGTTCGGGTGATCATGGGCTACACTTTGGCGGCTGCTGTAGCCATCCCGCTTGGGGTAGTCATGGGATATTACGGGGTAGTGTTTAAATTTTTCAACGGCTTCCTAAACCTGTTCCGGCCCATCCCTCCATTGGCATGGGTTCCGCTGGTCATGGCATGGTTCGGAATTTCCAGCCTTGCGACACTAAGCGGTGTGGAAACAGGCCAGCTGTATATCTATCTGGACAACATCAAATTCTCCATGCTGTTCATTATCTTCATCGGAGCATTCTACCCCATCCTTACCTCGACCATTCACGGGGTCCGCAATGTGAATAAGACACTGATTGATTCCGCACGGGTGCTCGGTGCAAACGAACAACAGATTTTCCGTAAGGTACTGCTCCCGGCGGCAATGCCTTCCATCATTACTGGAATGCGCATTGGGCTGGGTATTGCATGGATGTGCCTTGTTTCCGCTGAAATGCTTCCCGGATCACTTTCCGGCATCGGCTACATGATTACCCATGCCTTCACGCTGGCCTCCACAGATATCGTTATTGCCGGGATGATTTCCATCGGCGCGGTCGGGGCTGCAATGGACGCGGTATTCCGCCACATTGAGCACAAACACTTCTCATGGCGCAGGCAGGCTGGTTAG
- a CDS encoding CmpA/NrtA family ABC transporter substrate-binding protein, with the protein MNVKGFFNKGFMILAALLLACSFSAGAAHAAKSKLPSLYMGYIFTTHHTPIMVAAIKGKEFQSTGAYLEEMVPKQKFKLMNAEGKPLAVINLIVSKSGSETTTLFAMNRLDLGLASSTAFMSGIDKGTKMKILCPLHVDGMSMVFPEGSKVNGYEDVAAAIKASKTPFKIGYHSPTSAPRIAFEGALYNAGFKVTGNPNDAEADILMVDLKSTSNLIPALLSKQVDCWVGPAPHPVVAEHKHVGHIGLDSRDLPPAGAWTDFPCCVMGASEQIIASQPEVVQAMTDLMTAASKWSNNNKKETAAISAKWIGVPAEAVEKSTIIYTTDPTENWIKGEAKFIAMLNNMHKFKGKMKDADITAAKPVLFDFSFVEKSLKK; encoded by the coding sequence ATGAACGTTAAAGGATTTTTCAACAAAGGATTTATGATCCTCGCGGCACTGCTGCTGGCTTGCAGCTTCAGCGCCGGAGCTGCGCATGCTGCGAAGAGCAAACTTCCCAGCCTGTACATGGGTTACATTTTCACCACCCATCACACCCCGATCATGGTGGCGGCAATTAAGGGTAAGGAATTTCAGAGCACCGGTGCATATCTGGAAGAAATGGTTCCCAAACAGAAATTCAAACTCATGAATGCTGAAGGCAAACCTTTGGCTGTAATCAACCTGATTGTATCCAAGAGCGGTTCCGAAACAACCACCCTGTTCGCCATGAACCGTCTGGACCTCGGCCTTGCTTCCAGCACCGCTTTCATGAGCGGAATCGACAAGGGAACAAAGATGAAAATCCTCTGTCCCCTGCACGTGGACGGCATGAGCATGGTTTTCCCGGAAGGCAGCAAGGTCAACGGCTATGAAGACGTAGCCGCAGCAATCAAAGCGTCCAAAACACCTTTCAAAATCGGCTATCACTCCCCTACCAGCGCACCGCGCATCGCTTTTGAAGGGGCTCTGTACAATGCCGGATTCAAAGTTACCGGCAACCCCAACGATGCAGAAGCCGACATCCTCATGGTTGACCTCAAGTCCACCTCCAACCTCATCCCGGCACTGCTCAGTAAGCAGGTTGACTGTTGGGTCGGCCCTGCTCCGCATCCCGTTGTTGCCGAGCACAAACATGTTGGTCACATCGGTCTTGATTCCCGCGATCTGCCCCCGGCCGGAGCATGGACCGACTTCCCCTGCTGCGTAATGGGTGCCAGTGAACAGATCATCGCCAGTCAGCCCGAAGTTGTGCAGGCCATGACCGATCTCATGACTGCTGCTTCCAAATGGAGCAACAACAATAAAAAAGAAACTGCTGCTATCTCAGCCAAATGGATCGGAGTTCCCGCTGAAGCAGTAGAGAAATCCACTATCATCTACACCACTGATCCTACCGAAAACTGGATCAAAGGTGAGGCTAAGTTTATCGCCATGCTTAACAACATGCATAAGTTCAAAGGCAAAATGAAAGACGCGGATATCACTGCCGCTAAACCCGTTTTGTTCGATTTCTCTTTTGTAGAAAAAAGCTTGAAGAAATAA